DNA sequence from the Bombus vancouverensis nearcticus chromosome 8, iyBomVanc1_principal, whole genome shotgun sequence genome:
CCCAGATCATCGTGCTTTTTTGTTTCTCCCCGTAATGCTTTGCACATGATTAATCGACGAGGCAGTAGTATATCGTTTATCGCGTTAAAGTTCAGAAAAGGTAACTTCTTTCACGTGCTATGTAGCTTGGAAGTTTGTTCGCAGGAGGATTGCATCAGGTGTACGCTTATAGTGACGGGGCACATTTTGCAACCTCCTGTCGAGTCTTCTTCAGTCGAGCAAAAAGTCAATAGCGTCGACGTATTATGTCTATATTCTTATTTACGAAGCGATTTTTACAGATAGCGGGAAAAATAGTCGGCCACGTCTCATGCCGTGAAATTATTGTTCATCGATGACATTTATTTTAGACCATCGCAGTTTTTGTCAGAGCTAATCCACCGgcagaatttgaaaaattataataaagctCGATCGAAGATATTAGGCACATCGGTAAAGTAACTGAAGCTGTCAAAATAGAATTCTCAACTGTTTATGTCTTTAATCCTTTGAGTACTTGGTCCATACAAGCAACATGAAAGATGTACGAGCGTATAATGCTTGCAATGGCGAGCATAGAAATAGCAACATTCTGTTTTCGTAACTCGTGTGAAATAAGTAAtgtttatttttacattaatattattatgtcGAGAAAAAGAGGGAGAATGAAATATTTGCAACATTCTAACAGATATtcgaagaaatatatatatatataccatttATTTATAATGGTGCTATGGTATAATATACTTTTTAAGTATGTGTTACCTATacctaaattaattttattatgtcGTGGATACACATAAAAGAGTAGATGAAAACAAAATCATCGAAGAAACGAGatattatataaacaataatGTAGACGTATACACAATTAATTTTGTACTGTATCATGAAAGAAGTAATTACTTTcatgatatatttacaaaaagttcaaatcattggaataattcttttttctaccacatattattattttaataagcaCTGAAAGGgttattaaacatatatataacatGTAAATATGTTGTAAACATTAGTATATCTTTGAATGCATCAACTCAAAACTGACGCTTATTTGATATCGAAGATTTGAAGTATACACAGCTTGATGTCGTTCAGTTagcaaaattgaaattttcaagcGCAAGCTGTATTCTTTTGAAAGAAATATCTCTAACTTCACGACCATTACAGCTAACTTCGTCGTAAAccatactatataatataattatcagAATTGAAATCTCCGCGTCCTTTTTAATGAATTAtcttttctctgttttcctttttttttttctttttttaacgcTGGTATTCGGTACGAGCGTGTCATTGAACCTAATTGCAATACTAGCGAAACTTGGTATATTTCTTCCGAAAGATCACAGTTGATACCCGAAAGCCAGAACTTTAACAATCAAGTTTTTTCCACTATTGATTCGGACGAACAGAATTTATAACTACTACGTGCCTCTTAAATTTATCTACGTTTCAACATTATAAGACTTCAAGGCCATTTGAACGTTTCATCGCAAGACGCTTCATCTTCCAAGCTCAAGGGACAGTATTCATCAGCAGTGACCCTGTCCAAATCCCCTATATCCGCTCTAGGTTTGAAAGGTAGCTCGGAAACCAAAATACCTTCTAGTGGTTCTTTTTCATCCGCGTCCTCCTCGAACTCCCAAAAATCATCATTGGAAACGTGATTGCCGATGACCGACTTAAAATCCTTTTCACTGAACGTGATCGTCTTCACGTTTCGTCTTTTGGGTAATTGCTTCTCGCGTAAAATGTCCCTAGACATGGCCAGCTTCCTGTCGTATTTGATTCTCTTAACCGTGCTCTTAGACACTCGGGAGACTGATCGATGACGATCGTCGTTCTCGCGACGTTCGAGGTCACGGTCGTCGTGATTAATAGGTTGTCGAGAATCCTGTTCATTCTCGGTCGACTTCCTTCTTTCCAGCTCCGATTCCGCGACAGTTCCCAGGAATGCATTTTTATCGGTAGATCCCCCTGCGGCGGCCTCGTTTTCACTGGTGCCACCTGTCACCTGTGGCTCCCCATTCGTTTCCACAGAATCATTTTCTGCAGCTTCGACCGCACGCGCAATCGTTTCGACAGCTTCGAGAATCTCCCGCGATGGCTCCACAGGCGGATCGGGGTGTGGCGTGGTAACCTTGGAATTGGTCTTATCGACCGAGTCAGCTTGTACGTCGGACCTCATTCGCGGATTCTTTCGATACTCTTCCTCCAAGTAGCTCCGGAACTGGTCTCTGAAGTAACTGTCGATCATTTTCCACACGCTGGTGCTGTACCAGGTGAGTATACCAATGAGAAACACGCCGCGAAAGATCAATCCCAGCATGATCACACCCGAGCGTTATTTATTGCTAAATATTGCTCGTGGTAAATCAAACGAATAATAAGAATGCGCATAATTTAACGATTGATATTTTGcttattaaaa
Encoded proteins:
- the LOC143302383 gene encoding uncharacterized protein LOC143302383 → MLGLIFRGVFLIGILTWYSTSVWKMIDSYFRDQFRSYLEEEYRKNPRMRSDVQADSVDKTNSKVTTPHPDPPVEPSREILEAVETIARAVEAAENDSVETNGEPQVTGGTSENEAAAGGSTDKNAFLGTVAESELERRKSTENEQDSRQPINHDDRDLERRENDDRHRSVSRVSKSTVKRIKYDRKLAMSRDILREKQLPKRRNVKTITFSEKDFKSVIGNHVSNDDFWEFEEDADEKEPLEGILVSELPFKPRADIGDLDRVTADEYCPLSLEDEASCDETFKWP